Below is a window of Nocardia asteroides DNA.
GTCGACGTGCCGGGCACGTAGACACCGACGCCGGGCGCCCCGGACTTCATGGTGCCGAGCATTTCGATCATCCGCCCGTTGCCTTCCTGGCTGAACATGACGAACTTGCGGTCGACCATGTCCAGGCGGGGCGTGGCGCCGTCACCGGTCGCCGCGGCCACGGTGTCGCGATCACCCGCACCGTCCGGGTTCGGGATCGGTGCGAGCATCGCCTCGAGCTGTTTCACCCGCGAGGAATCCGGATTCGGCTTCGCCTTTTCCGCCGTCAGCGCATTGCGGATGTTGATCTCGTTGGCATCGATCCGCATCGCGAACGGCACACCGTTGAGGTTGCCGAGTTTTTCCGGCGCGGCGATCACCAGCTGACGTTGCGCCTCGGGACTCAATCCCGCCAGGAACGTGGCGCGCTCGTCGGCCGACATCCCGGCCAGTTGCGTCGCGACAGTGTCGGGGTCCTGGATCGAGCCGTCGGCGAGGGTGATGTCGGGCTGGCCGTCGCGGATCGCGGTGAGGTCGGCCAGGGATTCCTTCAGGCTGGTGCCGAACTGGCCGTCCAGGCGTTCGATCTCGTCGAGACCGCCGAACAGGTTGAGCTGGAATACTCCTGCCGCGCCTTCCTTCTCCGGATCGGTGTGGCTGACCCGTCCGTCGGATTCGACGGTGAAACCCTGGCCGACGGCGAGGTCGCGCTGGTCGAGCACATAGGTTCGGGCGTGTTTCAGGCCGAGGTAGGCGTCTTCGGCATCGTCGGCGATGCGCAGCAGTACGGTGCGCACCTCGTAGCCGTGGTCGACCTCTTCGTCGATCCGCCTGCCCGCCGCGTCGCGGGTCTGGCCGAACCAGCTGCCGGTGGTCGACACGGCGCGGGAGCAGTCGTCGACCGAGGTGGACACCACATCGGCGTTGGCGCGCGCGGCGTCGGCGGCGCGGTGCAGACCGTCGAGATTCCAGCCGTCGAGCTGGGGGAGGGTCGGGCGCATCAGCGGGCCTGCAGCTTCCCGATCTCGCCGGCGATCTCGCCGTCCTTGGCCTGGATGTCGGCCGAGAACTTGTCGACCAGATCGGCCAGGGTGGTGAGCCTGGTCGTGATCGACGACATCGCCTGCTGGGCGGGATCGGCCAGCGCGCGGGCGACGGCCAGTACCTCGCTGCCCTCGCCGGTGGCCTCGCTCATCGCCGTCCAGGGCAGCGTGCCGACGCCGTCGGCCTCCTGCCGCCACGTGGTCGCCAACGTCTTCAACTGATCGGGTTCGACACCCAGCGTGCTCACGATTCCCCCTCCTCAGGCGCCGAAGCGGCCGGTGGCCGTCGGTACCGCCGCACGGATCGGACTCTTCGTGAGGGTTGGACGGGGCACTCGGAGCGAGGGTTCCGTGATGTGACGTGAGTCACATGATCAGACCGAGGCGGGCTGATCCTCCGCGGCGGTGGCCCGGGCGCGCACGCAATCGCGGCAGGTGCCGAAGATCTCCAGGGTGTGGCTCACGTCGGTGAAACCGTGCTCGCCCGCGATGGTGGCGGCCCAGGCCTCGACGGTCGGGCCCTCGACCTCGACGGTGCGGCCGCAGTGGCGGCACACCAGGTGATGGTGGTGCCCGCTCGAGCACTGCCGGTACACCGACTCGCCCGAGTCGGTGCGCAACACGTCGACCATGCCCGCGTCGGCCAACGACTGCAGCGTGCGGTAGACGGTGGTCAGGCCGATGCCCTCGCCGCGTTTGCGCAGCTCGTCGTGCAGTTCCTGCGCGGAGCGGAACTCGTCGATATCGCCGAGCAGTGCCGAGATGGCACTGCGCTGACGGGTGCTGCGGACTCCGACCTGCTTGCCGGAAAGATTGTCTGCCAACGGATTACCCTTCCTCGGCATGGGCGACGGCGTCGACGACGATATGCGCCAGATGGTCGTCGACGAGTTCGTAGAGCACCTCGCGGCCGGATCGCTCCCCGTGCACTACCCCGGCCGACTTGAGAATGCGCAGGTGCTGGCTGACCAGCGGCTGGGTGACGCCGAGCGCGTCGACCAGCTCGTGCACGCAGCGCGGCGACTCGCGCAGCTGGAGCACGATGGCGATCCGCACCGGGGCCGCGAGCGCGCGCAACAGCTCGCCCGCGTCCTCGAGTACCTGCCGGGCGGGTACCGTCGCCGGGGCGGGCGAGTGGTACGGACTGTGCGTGTGCGCTGCGGTGGCATCGGTGGTCATCAACCAACTCCTTAATGGAAACCGATGCCATTTTGACATGCAAAGGTGCGCATGTCGAATGTGGCACGCGCGAAGGCCGGTCGGGGCGTCACTTCACCCCGTGCGGTGCAAAACCGGTTGGCCGGTGCCGATACGCTTGACTGAATACTGTCCGACTCCCAAGGGATGGAGAAATCTCGCGTGGCACCCAAGTCGAAGGTGGACACCGTTGCCAACCTCGCCAAGCGCCGGGGTCTGGTCTACCCGTGCGGTGAGATCTACGGAGGCACCAAGTCGGCGTGGGACTACGGTCCGCTGGGCGTCGAACTGAAGGAGAACATCAAGCGGCAGTGGTGGCGCACCATGGTGACCAGCCGCGACGACGTCGTGGGCCTGGACTCCTCGGTGATCCTGCCGCGCCAGGTCTGGGAGGCCTCCGGCCACGTCGAGACCTTCTCCGACCCGCTGGTCGAGTCGCTGCACACGCACAAGCGCTACCGTGCCGACCACCTGCTCGAGGCCTACGAGGAGAAGCACGGCCACCCGCCGGCCAACGGCCTGGCCGACATCAACGACCCCGAGACCGGCCAGCCCGGCAAGTGGACCGAGCCGAAGAACTTCTCCGGTCTGCTCAAGACCTTCCTCGGCCC
It encodes the following:
- a CDS encoding alpha/beta hydrolase; the protein is MRPTLPQLDGWNLDGLHRAADAARANADVVSTSVDDCSRAVSTTGSWFGQTRDAAGRRIDEEVDHGYEVRTVLLRIADDAEDAYLGLKHARTYVLDQRDLAVGQGFTVESDGRVSHTDPEKEGAAGVFQLNLFGGLDEIERLDGQFGTSLKESLADLTAIRDGQPDITLADGSIQDPDTVATQLAGMSADERATFLAGLSPEAQRQLVIAAPEKLGNLNGVPFAMRIDANEINIRNALTAEKAKPNPDSSRVKQLEAMLAPIPNPDGAGDRDTVAAATGDGATPRLDMVDRKFVMFSQEGNGRMIEMLGTMKSGAPGVGVYVPGTSTNLNGSGSNHVAAWNLADQTGGPIFLYMEGDFPQSLTSLSDGAPSPSFAADMAPKLVDFGREIDREVAATSPGTPVTYVGHSYGGSIVGSAEQLGLRADRIVHASSAGTGVFDTGWNNPNPNVQRYSMTAPGDLIGVVQSYPEGGLTIPGGIHLPGNPHASEILGGDPDEAPGVIRLDTGYYSDRSADHAGEVVFGTDGHGEYWDDPGSTAFQNIVGVIEGSSATAYVERGIETSYVDIGLGDNGNGGKESFDAAKAAAAQQAAKALGIDIDPYAGPRVTDNPDRGARIGIR
- a CDS encoding Fur family transcriptional regulator; its protein translation is MADNLSGKQVGVRSTRQRSAISALLGDIDEFRSAQELHDELRKRGEGIGLTTVYRTLQSLADAGMVDVLRTDSGESVYRQCSSGHHHHLVCRHCGRTVEVEGPTVEAWAATIAGEHGFTDVSHTLEIFGTCRDCVRARATAAEDQPASV
- a CDS encoding ArsR/SmtB family transcription factor, coding for MTTDATAAHTHSPYHSPAPATVPARQVLEDAGELLRALAAPVRIAIVLQLRESPRCVHELVDALGVTQPLVSQHLRILKSAGVVHGERSGREVLYELVDDHLAHIVVDAVAHAEEG